Proteins found in one Arachis stenosperma cultivar V10309 chromosome 8, arast.V10309.gnm1.PFL2, whole genome shotgun sequence genomic segment:
- the LOC130945795 gene encoding uncharacterized protein LOC130945795, with protein MASEESFVVLVHHRGSVNRKTRSGVKFTDKNPLCIVITSTTSYDDLVSAVLMKLGLEGAKRVKKFFYRIPVTVLQNTVKYDCFTINNDADLQVMFLCRRQFPEVRTPELLARLVDVVSSSGGSNRNMNTIANAAGSSSRPAVASSSVPVYEPVVQHVASPSFAVDLNATEGDEVVERENLPNALVGVAPVGVGDGFLDDEDEDDVEPDMIDDDSADDEGVLGHAVGFGARDAEGSTGLTEFQVGQQFQDKDEALLSVKTYSIRRGVQYKVVESDHRRYVGKCSEFGNGCTWLIRLSLRKRKGIWEVKRYNGPHTCLATSISSDHRSLDYHVISAFIMPMVRADASVSIKVLLNATAAHFGFRPTYRRVWMAKQKSIALIYGDWDESYNDLPRWVLGVQLTMPGSVVVLKTSPVRVGGQVDESQAYFHRLFWTFPPCIEAFRHCKPLISIDGTHLYGKYGGTLLIAIAQDGNSNILPVAFALVEGENAESWTFFLSHLRQHVTPQPGLLVISDRHNGIKAALEAPDGGWLPPSAYRAFCIRHVAANFALTFKGKDARRLLVNAAYAKTEVEFDYWFDILRSEDPAMCEWANRIDYSLWTQHRDEGRRFGHMTTNISECVNSILKGVRNLPVASLVKATYCRLAELFVRKGREAEAQMGTGQQFSQHLVKCIEANMKTARCFTVTLYDRDNSEFTVAETTPTGSFSLGTYRVSLASRTCDCGYFQALHFPCQHALACCAYSRVTWTSYVHSVYQISSVFNVYRMGFTPPIPEGFWPPYDGPTVIPDPAMRRAREGRPRSTRIRTNMDEADPNRPKRCGLCRQPGHTRRSCPQVAGSSQTGHH; from the exons atggctagtgaggagagttttgTTGTTTTGGTGCACCACAGAGGATCTGTTAATAGAAAAACTCGTTCCGGAGTAAAGTTCACAGATAAGAATCCTCTATGTATTGTCATAACATCTACGACGAGTTACGATGACCTTGTTAGCGCTGTACTAATGAAGCTTGGTCTGGAGGGTGCGAAGCGGGTAAAGAAGTTTTTCTATCGCATTCCAGTCACGGTGCTACAGAATACGGTGAAGTATGATTGCTTCACGATTAATAATGATGCGGACTTGCAAGTAATGTTTCTCTGTCGGCGGCAGTTTCCGGAGGTGAGGACACCGGAGTTGTTGGCCCGGCTGGTTGATGTTGTATCCAGCTCCGGCGGTTCGAACAGGAATATGAACACTATAGCGAATGCAGCAGGTTCTAGTTCCCGGCCTGCCGTTGCTTCCTCGTCCGTCCCTGTGTACGAACCAGTGGTCCAACATGTCGCCTCCCCATCTTTCGCTGTTGACCTCAATGCCACCGAAGGCGACGAGGTAGTGGAAAGGGAAAATTTGCCGAACGCTTTAGTGGGAGTTGCACCTGTTGGCGTAGGAGACGGTTTTTTGGACGATGAAGACGAGGATGACGTCGAGCCGGATATGATTGACGATGATAGCGCTGATG ATGAGGGGGTTTTAGGGCACGCTGTTGGATTCGGAGCTAGAGATGCGGAAGGGAGTACTGGTCTGACAGAGTTCCAGGTTGGTCAGCAATTCCAGGATAAAGATGAGGCCCTTTTAAGTGTGAAGACTTACAGCATCCGGCGAGGGGTACAGTACAAGGTGGTGGAGTCCGATCACCGCCGGTATGTGGGCAAGTGTTCCGAGTTTGGGAATGGGTGCACATGGTTGATTCGACTGAGTCTCCGGAAGCGCAAGGGCATCTGGGAGGTCAAACGGTACAATGGACCTCACACTTGCCTGGCCACATCCATCTCTAGTGACCACAGGAGTTTGGATTATCATGTGATTTCGGCTTTCATTATGCCAATGGTTAGGGCCGATGCATCCGTGAGCATCAAGGTGCTCCTGAACGCCACGGCAGCGCACTTTGGTTTTAGGCCGACTTACCGGAGGGTTTGGATGGCGAAGCAGAAATCTATTGCCCTCATATACGGTGACTGGGATGAGTCCTACAACGACCTGCCTAGGTGGGTCTTGGGTGTCCAGCTGACGATGCCTGGGAGTGTTGTGGTCCTGAAGACGAGCCCGGTTCGAGTTGGAGGACAGGTGGACGAATCTCAAGCGTACTTCCACAGACTTTTCTGGACTTTCCCGCCCTGCATCGAGGCATTCCGTCATTGCAAGCCGCTAATCAGCATTGACGGCACACATTTGTATGGGAAGTATGGGGGAACGTTGCTCATCGCGATTGCACAGGATGGGAACTCCAACATTCTACCTGTGGCATTCGCACTAGTAGAGGGTGAGAACGCGGAATCCTGGACATTCTTTCTCTCACACCTTCGACAGCACGTGACCCCGCAGCCCGGTCTGCTGGTTATATCGGACAGGCACAACGGCATCAAGGCTGCACTTGAGGCCCCTGACGGCGGTTGGCTACCGCCATCTGCGTACCGTGCATTCTGCATACGACACGTTGCGGCTAATTTTGCCCTAACCTTCAAGGGCAAAGACGCTAGGAGGCTACTAGTGAACGCGGCGTATGCGAAGACCGAGGTTGAATTTGATTACTGGTTTGATATCCTGCGATCTGAAGATCCGGCGATGTGTGAGTGGGCGAACCGGATTGATTACTCGTTGTGGACTCAGCATCGTGATGAGGGGCGGAGATTCGGTCACATGACGACGAACATCTCCGAGTGTGTGAACTCTATCCTGAAGGGGGTCAGAAATCTCCCTGTAGCATCCCTGGTGAAGGCAACATATTGTAGGCTTGCGGAACTGTTTGTTCGCAAGGGGAGAGAGGCTGAGGCCCAGATGGGAACAGGACAACAATTCAGTCAGCATTTGGTGAAGTGTATTGAGGCCAACATGAAGACGGCCAGGTGCTTCACGGTGACGCTGTATGACCGGGATAACTCCGAGTTCACTGTAGCAGAGACTACTCCGACTGGTTCTTTCTCCTTGGGTACTTACAGAGTATCACTTGCCTCTCGGACATGTGACTGCGGGTACTTCCAGGCTCTTCATTTCCCGTGTCAGCACGCACTTGCGTGCTGTGCATACTCACGGGTCACCTGGACCTCTTACGTTCACAGCGTCTATCAGATTAGCTCGGTCTTCAATGTGTATCGGATGGGATTCACACCTCCCATCCCGGAGGGCTTCTGGCCACCTTACGACGGGCCCACAGTGATTCCAGACCCTGCCATGAGGCGTGCCAGAGAGGGTCGTCCTAGATCCACTAGGATACGGACGAACATGGACGAGGCGGATCCGAATCGGCCAAAGAGGTGCGGCCTATGTCGCCAACCTGGACACACGCGACGTAGTTGCCCACAGGTTGCAGGCTCGTCTCAGACAGGACACCATTAG
- the LOC130945206 gene encoding putative axial regulator YABBY 2 isoform X2 produces MDMMGTERVCYVYCNFCNTTLAVSVPCSSLLTIVTVRCGHCANLLSVNMGASLQALPPQDPHHHQKQHLSFQDPSSKELGSSSSRCNKLSAAFDPVDHDPQPRIPPIRPPEKRQRVPSAYNRFIKEEIQRIKASNPDISHREAFSTAAKNWAHFPHIHFGLKLDGNKQAKLDQGEGTQKSNGFY; encoded by the exons atggacaTGATGGGAACCGAACGTGTTTGTTATGTTTACTGCAACTTCTGCAACACCACTCTAGCG GTTAGTGTTCCATGTAGCAGTTTGCTGACCATAGTGACAGTTAGATGTGGGCATTGTGCCAATCTGCTATCAGTTAACATGGGAGCATCTCTTCAAGCATTGCCTCCTCAAGACCCTCACCATCATCag AAGCAGCACCTGAGCTTCCAAGATCCAAGCAGCAAGGAACTGGGATCATCCTCATCAAGATGCAACAAGTTATCAGCAGCATTTGATCCTGTAGACCATGATCCCCAACCTAGGATCCCTCCCATTCGTC CTCCGGAAAAGAGACAACGTGTTCCTTCTGCTTATAACCGGTTCATTAA GGAGGAAATCCAAAGAATTAAGGCTAGCAATCCAGACATAAGCCACAGGGAAGCTTTCAGCACAGCAGCCAAAAAT TGGGCTCATTTCCCTCACATTCACTTTGGATTAAAGCTGGATGGAAACAAACAAGCAAAGTTGGACCAAGGGGAAGGGACTCAAAAGTCTAATGGATTCTACTGA
- the LOC130945206 gene encoding putative axial regulator YABBY 2 isoform X1, translating into MDMMGTERVCYVYCNFCNTTLAVSVPCSSLLTIVTVRCGHCANLLSVNMGASLQALPPQDPHHHQSQKQHLSFQDPSSKELGSSSSRCNKLSAAFDPVDHDPQPRIPPIRPPEKRQRVPSAYNRFIKEEIQRIKASNPDISHREAFSTAAKNWAHFPHIHFGLKLDGNKQAKLDQGEGTQKSNGFY; encoded by the exons atggacaTGATGGGAACCGAACGTGTTTGTTATGTTTACTGCAACTTCTGCAACACCACTCTAGCG GTTAGTGTTCCATGTAGCAGTTTGCTGACCATAGTGACAGTTAGATGTGGGCATTGTGCCAATCTGCTATCAGTTAACATGGGAGCATCTCTTCAAGCATTGCCTCCTCAAGACCCTCACCATCATCag TCACAGAAGCAGCACCTGAGCTTCCAAGATCCAAGCAGCAAGGAACTGGGATCATCCTCATCAAGATGCAACAAGTTATCAGCAGCATTTGATCCTGTAGACCATGATCCCCAACCTAGGATCCCTCCCATTCGTC CTCCGGAAAAGAGACAACGTGTTCCTTCTGCTTATAACCGGTTCATTAA GGAGGAAATCCAAAGAATTAAGGCTAGCAATCCAGACATAAGCCACAGGGAAGCTTTCAGCACAGCAGCCAAAAAT TGGGCTCATTTCCCTCACATTCACTTTGGATTAAAGCTGGATGGAAACAAACAAGCAAAGTTGGACCAAGGGGAAGGGACTCAAAAGTCTAATGGATTCTACTGA
- the LOC130946831 gene encoding uncharacterized protein LOC130946831 codes for MEFQSPLIPKLYLLLCLSFILLLSSFHAHASGYNFRFCAEDANYPVKISRLEITPNPIVRARRAKFKIFAASDHVICGGKWVIKVSYMGLIVHKKMYDLCEAMSCPVDATKFTLSRIQRMPLFAPQGIYTVEISLRNRINEPFTCITFNLKIVSTFLGSIL; via the exons ATGGAGTTTCAGTCTCCTCTAATTCCAAAGCTCTaccttcttttatgcttatctTTCATCctcttactttcttcttttcaCGCTCATGCTAGTGGTTACAACTTCAGATTCtgtg CTGAAGATGCAAACTATCCTGTAAAGATCTCTAGACTTGAAATAACACCAAATCCTATTGTGCGTGCAAGACGGGCTAAGTTTAAGATCTTCGCTGCTTCTG ATCATGTTATCTGTGGTGGGAAGTGGGTAATAAAAGTTTCATATATGGGACTTATTGTCCATAAGAAAATGTATGATCTTTGTGAGGCAATGTCCTGTCCTGTTGATGCTACCAAATTTACTCTTTCTCGCATCCAAAGGATGCCCTTATTTGCTCCACAG GGCATCTACACCGTCGAGATATCATTAAGGAACAGAATAAATGAGCCATTCACTTGTATCACCTTTAATTTGAAAATCGTTTCTACATTTTTGGGATCTATTCTCTGA
- the LOC130944918 gene encoding ubiquitin carboxyl-terminal hydrolase 8-like — protein MEIAASEDCSDNTQRPDSDNDQRVYLVPYRWWKDAQDSPLEDSEKKKGVVFASLPGSSYAGPMRIINNIFNSDLVMSLRKEDDLQDCRENGGEVSVSGRDFALVSGDMWLQALKWHSDSKNAMKDDKGFSAADGDMAEVYPLQLRLSIMRETNTFGVRISKKDNAIELFKRACKMFSVDSEMLRIWDFSGQITLFFANGKNHFPIDCQRQSDNEILLELQVYGLSDSLRCREGKKDEMTNFSSGASVKMNGSASSMNSNGVHDNSLTFSLGPGEAGTLGLIGLQNLGNTCFMNSALQCLAHTPKLVDYFLEDYGREINHDNPLGMNGEIALAFGDLIRKLWAPGASPVAPRMFKSKLARFAPQFSGFNQHDSQELLAFLLDGLHEDLNRVKCKPYAEVKDADGRPDQEVADEYWHNHLARNDSVIVDVCQGQYKSTLLCPVCRKISVTFDPFMYLSLPLPSSTMRSMTLTVISSGSDGKTQLSPYTISVTKHGKFEDLTRALSIACSLGADETLLVAEVYNSRIIRFLEDPADSLSLIRDADRLVAYRIMKDSGDSPLVIFIHQRMEELYIHGKSTSNWKAFGIPVVARLCNIVNGSDLCNLYLKWFCPFQQAALEDCAASNKNEAAAEMATSSDSGPNVNELDTSSDGEIEFYITDEKGTVRNSKILMDEPLTISGDSRLLHVLVCWSEKIKIYDTKLSSSLPEVFKSGFLAKRPQESVSLYRCLETFLQEEPLGPEDMWYCPGCKQHRQASKKLDLWRLPEILVIHLKRFQYSRYSKNKLETYVDFPIDNLDLSAYITLGNDKSYYYTLYAVSNHFGSMGGGHYTAFVHHGGDQWYDFDDSRVYPISKEKIKSSAAYVLFYRRVFEDLT, from the exons ATGGAGATTGCTGCTTCCGAAGATTGCTCCGATAACACTCAACGACCAGACTCAGATAACGACCAACGAGTCTATCTCGTTCCTTACAG GTGGTGGAAGGATGCTCAGGATTCACCGCTGGAGGATtcggagaagaagaagggagttGTGTTTGCATCTCTGCCCGGTTCTTCTTATGCTGGTCCAATGAGGATAATCAACAACATCTTCAACTCGGATCTCGTGATGAGTCTTCGGAAGGAGGATGATTTGCAGGACTGTCGCGAGAACGGCGGTGAAGTGAGTGTGTCTGGCAGGGACTTTGCATTGGTATCTGGGGATATGTGGTTGCAGGCACTCAAGTG GCATAGTGATTCAAAAAATGCGATGAAGGATGACAAAGGCTTTTCAGCTGCTGACGGTGATATGGCAGAAGTCTATCCATTACAGCTCCGCCTTTCTATTATGAGAGAAACAAATACATTTGGAGTGAGAATAAGCAAAAAG GACAATGCAATTGAGCTTTTTAAACGAGCCTGCAAAATGTTCAGTGTGGATTCAGAGATg TTACGCATATGGGACTTTTCAGGTCAGATAACCCTTTTTTTTGCAAATGGTAAAAATCACTTCCCAATAGACTGTCAAAGGCAATCTGATAATGAG ATTCTTCTGGAGTTACAAGTTTACGGGTTGTCAGATTCATTGAGATGTAGAGAAGGGAAAAAAGATGAGATGACAAATTTTTCTTCCGGTGCCTCAGTGAAGATGAATGGTAGTGCAAGCAGTATGAATTCTAATGGTGTACATGACAATTCCTTGACTTTCTCTTTGGGCCCTGGTGAAGCTGGTACCTTGGGATTGATTGGTTTACAAAACCTAGGAAATACTTGCTTCATGAACAGTGCCCTCCAGTGCCTAGCACACACACCAAAGCTTGTTGACTATTTTCTTGAAGATTATGGTAGAGAAATCAATCATGATAACCCATTGGGCATGAAT GGTGAGATAGCTTTGGCCTTTGGAGATTTAATTAGGAAGTTATGGGCTCCTGGAGCAAGTCCTGTAGCACCAAGAATGTTCAAATCAAAGCTTGCTAGATTTGCACCTCAGTTTAGTGGATTTAATCAGCACGATTCCCAA GAGCTCCTTGCTTTTTTGTTGGATGGACTTCATGAGGATCTGAATCGTGTTAAATGTAAGCCTTATGCAGAAGTAAAGGATGCAGATGGTCGGCCAGACCAAGAGGTTGCTGATGAATACTGGCATAACCATTTGGCTCGCAATGATTCTGTCATTGTTGATGTGTGCCAA GGTCAATATAAATCAACTTTACTTTGTCCTGTTTGTAGGAAGATCTCGGTGACATTTGATCCATTCATGTACTTATCATTACCTCTTCCTTCATCAACAATGCGGTCAATGACTTTGACTGTTATTAGTAGTGGTAGTGATGGAAAGACTCAATTATCTCCCTATACCATTTCTGTTACAAAACATGGAAAATTTGAAGATCTGACCCGTGCTCTTAGTATTGCATGCTCTCTGGGGGCCGATGAGACCTTATTAGTGGCTGAG GTATACAACAGCCGTATCATACGTTTTCTTGAAGATCCAGCTGATTCATTATCCCTAATCAGAGATGCTGACAGGCTAGTTGCTTACCGAATTATGAAAGATAGCGGGGATTCCCCTTTGGTCATCTTCATACATCAGCGGATGGAGGA GCTGTACATCCATGGGAAGTCGACATCAAATTGGAAGGCCTTCGGGATTCCTGTAGTGGCCAGGCTTTGCAATATTGTAAATGGATCTGATCTATGCAACTTATATCTAAAGTGGTTCTGTCCATTTCAACAAGCTGCTTTAGAAGATTGTGCTGCGTCTAACAAAAATGAAGCAGCAGCAGAAATGGCCACATCTTCTGATTCAGGTCCAAATGTGAATGAGTTAGATACTTCTTCAGATGGAGAAATTGAGTTTTACATTACAGATGAAAAAGGAACTGTCAGGAATTCCAAGATATTAATGGATGAGCCACTAACAATAAGTGGAGACTCAAGACTACTGCATGTGCTTGTATGTTGGtcagaaaaaattaaaatatatgaCACAAAACTCTCTAGTTCATTGCCTGAGGTTTTCAAATCTGGCTTTTTGGCAAAGAGACCTCAAGAATCAGTTTCGCTGTACAGGTGCCTTGAAACATTTTTGCAGGAGGAACCTCTTGGACCAGAAGACATGTG GTACTGTCCTGGCTGTAAACAACATCGTCAAGCTAGTAAGAAGTTAGATCTTTGGAGACTTCCTGAAATCTTGGTTATTCATCTTAAGAGGTTTCAATATAGTCGTTACAGTAAAAACAAGCTGGAGACATATGTTGACTTTCCGATTGATAATCTCGATTTGTCTGCTTATATTACCCTTGGGAATGACAAGTCTTATTATTACACACTTTATGCTGTGAGTAACCATTTTGGAAGCATGGGAGGTGGTCACTATACAGCATTTGTCCAT CATGGAGGCGATCAATGGTATGACTTTGATGATAGCCGTGTTTATCCCATCAGCAAAGAGAAGATCAAGTCTTCAGCTGCCTATGTTCTGTTCTACAGAAGAGTTTTTGAAGACTTAACATAG